One genomic window of Melopsittacus undulatus isolate bMelUnd1 chromosome 15, bMelUnd1.mat.Z, whole genome shotgun sequence includes the following:
- the ANKK1 gene encoding ankyrin repeat and protein kinase domain-containing protein 1, with product MTPERDRQLGSLTVFNKADFEEDWVKVASGGFGHVYQVKHKKWRTVYALKCSPYLLQDSSMERTSMNCLMEEATKMEKIKFQHIVTIYGVCKSPLGIVMEYMARGSLEKILPTHKMSWQLKFRVIHEMGLAMNFLHSMTPPLLHLDLKPGNILLDGNMHVKISDFGLSKWMEQSSRMQYIESSALRGTLSYIPPEMFLQNSKPPGIKYDVYSFGIVIWEVLMQKKPYAGANMMAIIVKVAAGKRPCLEPINDDWPGECQQMIDLMKRCWDQDPKQRPSFTDIPVETDMLLSLIQSLVVDPENERLVRKMSHKPAISGKQQSNKEEFTFPQDTRSGDTDNQEVHLPPSYSEIESPEDILSEEICRVDENGLTLLHLMVIQGNVEKVKFLLSCKANVNSRAVCGYTALIMAVQKRLPEICSVLIEHGADINMPDEDGWTPLHFAAQNGDDRIVRLLLDHQAQVNAQEHDGWTPLHLASQNNFENVARVLLSRQADSNTQESDGKTALHVAACFGHFSLVKLLASQGADLEKKQKNHRTPLHVAVERGKFRVVQYLLKNGTSVNSLDQNHYSALHLAVVRGKYLICEKLIKYGANVELRTDKGWTPLHLASFKGHIEIIHLLKDSHAKLNAKGSMDWTPLHLATRYSDEPVVCELLRCGADPNIAEKSEWTPLHFAVQRGSFLTVINLLECKADVNAKNKVGWTPLHLAVLKGNMAIIKTLIKAGALLDVEDITGCTALQLAIRHQRENIITLLQGKDSMNKSGNRTVVNDAKISRPKFVSGRTDL from the exons ATGACTCCAGAAAGAGACCGGCAACTGGGCAGCTTAACTGTCTTTAACAAGGCGGATTTTGAAGAAGACTGGGTTAAAGTGGCCAGTGGAGGCTTTGGGCACGTGTACCAGGTCAAGCACAAGAAGTGGAGAACAGTTTATGCACTGAAATGCTCTCCGTACCTGCTGCAGGACTCCAGCATGGAGAG GACCAGTATGAACTGTCTAATGGAAGAGGCAACAAAGATGGAGAAGATCAAATTCCAGCACATTGTCACTATCTATGGGGTCTGCAAGAGCCCCTTAGGGATAGTGATGGAATATATGGCAAGAGGGTCCTTGGAGAAGATTCTTCCCACTCACAAAATGTCGTGGCAGCTCAAATTCCGGGTTATTCATGAGATGGGCTTGGCTATGAATTTCCTGCATAGCATGACACCTCCTTTGCTGCACTTAGATCTAAAACCAGGGAACATTCTCCTAGATGGGAATATGCACGTCAAG ATCTCAGACTTTGGGCTATCAAAATGGATGGAGCAGTCGAGCCGAATGCAATATATTGAAAGCTCTGCTTTGAGAGGCACTTTGAGCTACATCCCCCCTGAAATGTTCCTCCAGAACAGTAAGCCGCCAGGAATCAAATATGATGTATACAG CTTTGGAATTGTCATTTGGGAGGTACTTATGCAGAAGAAACCTTATGCAG GAGCTAACATGATGGCCATTATAGTCAAGGTTGCAGCAGGGAAGAGGCCCTGCCTAGAGCCCATCAATGATGACTGGCCAGGAGAATGCCAGCAGATGATTGACTTGATGAAGAGATGTTGGGACCAAGACCCTAAGCAAAGGCCAAGCTTTACAG ATATCCCTGTAGAAACAGACATGCTGCTGTCATTGATACAAAGCCTTGTGGTAGATCCAGAGAATGAGCGCCTTGTTAGGAAGATGTCCCACAAGCCTGCCatctctgggaagcagcag AGTAACAAAGAAGAATTCACCTTCCCCCAAGACACCAGGAGTGGTG ACACTGACAATCAAGAGGTTCATCTCCCACCTTCTTACAGTGAGATTGAAAGCCCAGAGGACATCCTGTCTGAGGAAATCTGTAGAGTGGATGAAAATGGCCTCACATTACTTCACCTCATGGTGATCCAGGGGAATGTGGAAAAGGTGAAGTTTCTCCTGAGCTGTAAAGCCAATGTGAACAGCCGGGCGGTCTGTGGCTACACCGCACTCATTATGGCTGTTCAGAAGAGGTTGCCGGAGATCTGCTCAGTTCTAATAGAGCATGGTGCAGACATCAATATGCCTGATGAGGATGGCTGGACACCTCTTCACTTTGCTGCTCAGAATGGGGATGACAGAATCGTACGCCTCTTGCTGGACCACCAGGCGCAGGTAAATGCTCAAGAGCACGATGGATGGACCCCTCTGCACTTGGCATCACAGAACAACTTTGAGAATGTGGCCCGAGTACTGCTGTCTCGCCAGGCTGACTCCAACACCCAGGAGTCTGATGGCAAAACTGCCCTTCATGTGGCAGCTTGCTTTGGACATTTCAGCTTGGTGAAACTGCTGGCCAGTCAAGGAGCAGACCtggagaagaagcagaagaaccACAGAACCCCTCTTCATGTTGCTGTGGAGAGAGGGAAGTTCAGGGTAGTCCAGTATTTGCTGAAGAACGGGACCTCTGTCAATAGCCTGGATCAAAATCATTACAGTGCCCTGCACCTGGCTGTGGTGAGGGGGAAGTATCTCATCTGTGAGAAACTCATCAAATACGGAGCTAATGTGGAGCTAAGGACAGACAAAGGCTGGACTCCCCTGCACCTGGCTTCTTTCAAAGGACACATTGAAATCATCCACCTGCTAAAGGACAGCCACGCCAAACTGAATGCCAAAGGAAGCATGGACTGGACACCACTTCACTTGGCCACTCGCTACAGTGATGAGCCGGTAGTCTGTGAGCTATTGAGATGTGGGGCAGATCCCAACATTGCTGAGAAGTCAGAGTGGACCCCTCTCCATTTTGCAGTCCAGAGGGGCTCCTTTTTGACTGTCATCAATCTTCTGGAGTGCAAGGCAGATGTTAATGCTAAGAACAAAGTGGGTTGGACACCCTTGCACCTTGCTGTTCTCAAGGGGAATATGGCCATTATAAAGACCTTGATTAAGGCTGGTGCTCTGCTTGATGTGGAAGATATCACTGGCTGTACAGCCCTCCAGTTGGCAATCAGACATCAGAGAGAAAACATCATTACTCTGCTTCAAGGCAAGGACTCGATGAATAAATCAGGGAATAGGACCGTGGTGAATGATGCTAAGATTTCAAGACCTAAATTTGTTTCAGGAAGGACAGATTTGTAG